GCCGAGCAAGGCAGTCACTCCCGCGCAGGCCGCGAGGTCAGGGGTGGCAGCCGGGGCCGGGTCGGCCGGCGCGGGCACGCCAGTCGCCGGCCAGCGCGGCCAAGGTGGCGCCGCCAAAGAACACAAGGTCAGCAAGGCGTTGCGTCACACCAAGCACGGCCAAGAGGTGATCGGTGAAACCGAAGGGGTGGTTCCCGTCGTCGGCGACGAGTCCAAGGAAACCAATCCGACAGATCGGACGTAAACGAGCGCAAGGCATTCCAGCGTGAAACGCACCGCGTTGAGCCGAGTCGCCAGTCTCGATCTGGTCGATCTGCAAGCAGTCAGCGACAGTCTCGGGCGGGACTTCCTACCGCACCCGTTTGTCGTGACTCGGCCGTCACGCTTCGGCAGTTTCCAGGAGTACCAGGCCTATGTGGCGGCAATACCCGAACGGCTCGCCCACGGCGATCTTCGGGACACGAGCAGATGGCTCACCTCGTACGTGCAGGCCGATATCCGGGTCGAATGCGTTGTCAGCATCGTGGGCTCGCAACGAGGACGGATACTGGCACATCGCCACGGTCAACTGGGATTCATCGCCGCCCAGAACTCGGCGGACCATTGTGTCGACATCTTCGAAGTCCCCCCTTATGAACTCGGCTCGGCAGTAGCCGGTTCACTCGCACATACGCAGCCCGGCATGCACCCACGAATCGTGATTCCCGATTTAGTGCGGCAACCACCTCAGCGCGGCATACCCGTTGAAGGGAATTCGGCAGTCCTGCAACGTGATAGCACATCGGGACTATCGTCGATATCTCGGACCGCGGTGACGCGGTACACCCGCATTCAAAGTCGCTGGCAGCCGGCGCGAGACTGGGGATTCGACCGTCGCAAGACCACTGTCGCGTGCTTAGCAGTCAAGAACGACGGCGACTACATCTACTCGCCAGCGTTCGACTACTTGACGCCGATGACCGTGCAAAACCTTCGCGACCGGATCGACGCCATGATCGCCGAGGACATTGCAAAGCTGCGTGAGTCGCGTCGCTGAGGACCGCTACTTCGGAGGTTCCCGCAGCGAAGAGACCGTGTCCCGGTCATGGTCCACTTGGATCAGGCCGGTGCCGACCTTGTGGATCCAGGTCTTTCCGGTTATCTCCCACTGTGTTTGGCAGTTTGTGGCGTCGATGGCCACGTAGTGGGACCCGTCGCCGCTATGACTGTTCGTGACCACCACGGTTCCATCGGAGGCGGCGTAGTCGGGCCCCAGGGCCATGGTGCAGGTGGCACCGGGCGTTGCGGTGCGCAGGTCCCATTGCTGCCAGGCTGCTTTACCGCCGTCGCCGCTGCCCGCGGTCCTGATGTACACCTTGGGGCCGATGGTTTCGAAATCGGCGGCGAGACCGCGCGACGGGATCGTCGCGACGAGTTTGCCTGCCGCATCGTAGATCTGAAAGTTGGCTCCGACCACGAGCGTCAGCATCGCGGCGTTCTGCCGCGGGTAGCTGCGCTCGGGTTCCTGCCGGCCCACTTCACGTCCGGTGGTGTCATACATCCGGGTGCCCGTCGCCGAGCCCGCGTCGACCTGGTAGGCAAACCCGCCGTTGTACACGACGGCCGACTCCAGTCGCGTGCCCGAAGGCGGCGTGGGCGTCAGGTCTTTGCCGTCAACAACCGAGAAGACCTGATCTCCCCGGTTATCGCCGGGAGATTTCACCGGTTGTACGGCGAGGGTCAACGGCGGGATGTCGGAATTCCACGCCCCCGGAACGCTGATCTGCCCGCTGCCGGGCAGGAACCAGGTCAGCTCGGCGTGTGCGCCGACACCGTGCAGGCCCTCTCCGGGGCGGGCGGCCACCAAATACGAAGGGCCATATTTGTAACCGACCGCCTCGAGCTGCATGCCGCCGCCAATGATGCTGGGATTGAGGGTGTTTGGTCCGTGATACGTCAG
This genomic stretch from Mycobacterium paragordonae harbors:
- a CDS encoding ESX secretion-associated protein EspG; its protein translation is MKRTALSRVASLDLVDLQAVSDSLGRDFLPHPFVVTRPSRFGSFQEYQAYVAAIPERLAHGDLRDTSRWLTSYVQADIRVECVVSIVGSQRGRILAHRHGQLGFIAAQNSADHCVDIFEVPPYELGSAVAGSLAHTQPGMHPRIVIPDLVRQPPQRGIPVEGNSAVLQRDSTSGLSSISRTAVTRYTRIQSRWQPARDWGFDRRKTTVACLAVKNDGDYIYSPAFDYLTPMTVQNLRDRIDAMIAEDIAKLRESRR